From the genome of Streptomyces sp. NBC_01304:
TGGCATGAGTGACATCACCACCGGCCGTACAACAGGTGAATCCACCGGCGCGATCGCGACCGTTCAAGAGGCGTACTCCTTCGCCTGCATGCGCTGTGGCTACGGCTGGGAGCAGTCGTACGACATCGAGCACCATGTCGACGCCTCAGGCAATGAATTCGTCATGTATATGGCCGACGGCCAGCGGGTTCCCTCGCCGCTGTCCCGCCCCACCTGCATGAACTGCGGCGGCCACGTCGTGCGCATCATGCAGGCCGGTCAGGTCTCTTCCGTCCTGGACATGCTCAAGCGTCAACACCATGCCCCCAAGCCGCCGAAGCAGTCGAAGGGCGACGGCGACGAGCCGACGAACGACGAGTCGCACCACTGGCATCTGTCGGACCTTCTGCATCCCTTCCAGCACCACCACCGCAAGTCCGAGTGATCCCGGGGGTTCGTAGGATCGGGGCATGAGCCCCAAGCACGACGCCGACGCCGCACCGCCGCTGCCCGAGCCCCTCCGGGTCCCGGTCGCCGACTCGCACACCCACCTCGACATGCAGGCGGGCACCGTCGAGGAGGGGCTGGCCAACGCGGCGGCGGTGGGCGTGACGACCGTCGTCCAGGTCGGCTGCGACGTACGAGGCTCGCACTGGGCGGCGGACACCGCCAAGGCCCACGAGGCCGTGCACGCCGCGGTCGCCCTGCACCCCAACGAGGCCCCGCGCATCGTGCACGGAGACCCCGACGGCTGGTCCCGGCAGGGCGCCCGGGAACCGCTCGGGGACGCGGGCCTCGACGAGGCCCTTGCCGAGATCGACGCCCTTGCGGCACTCCCGCACGTCAAGGGCGTCGGGGAGACCGGGCTCGACTACTTCCGCACCGGGCCCGAGGGCAAGGCCGCCCAGGAGCGGTCGTT
Proteins encoded in this window:
- a CDS encoding TatD family hydrolase, giving the protein MSPKHDADAAPPLPEPLRVPVADSHTHLDMQAGTVEEGLANAAAVGVTTVVQVGCDVRGSHWAADTAKAHEAVHAAVALHPNEAPRIVHGDPDGWSRQGAREPLGDAGLDEALAEIDALAALPHVKGVGETGLDYFRTGPEGKAAQERSFRAHIEIAKRHGKALVIHDREAHADVLRILKEEGAPERTVFHCYSGDAAMAQVCAQNGYFMSFAGNVTFKNAQPLRDALVVAPLELVLVETDAPFLTPAPYRGRPNAPYLIPVTLRAMATVKGVAEDALATAISANTARAFDY